From Myotis daubentonii chromosome 15, mMyoDau2.1, whole genome shotgun sequence, one genomic window encodes:
- the PNMA8A gene encoding paraneoplastic antigen-like protein 8A: protein MTMTLLEDWCRGMDVDIHRALLVTGIPQDCGPEEMEETLSRALSPLGPYRVLNRIFVREENAKAALLEVGEGVSLRAVPREFPGRGGAWRVVCRNPTQDAEFLKNLNEFLDAEGRTWEDVVRLLHLNDAPAPRNRNRNPPPGNWVEALGALLGTVMQVIVHLDSELRSQEEARAQEAEEAYALAMAALAAGRKGQKEPGRAARACSVRTRGNPGSWDDVEDEGDPPEPLVRKARAKPRSRRRKQKKSPRQEPVPWKRPKGHHARSPASSEGPEAEDGDNGEVPECPRGSRTPRVKQAAAGKKPAEKCPWRAPRHAPQDAGAEAASEPEQDDGPVEPPKKKAMGWASAKSPGRLRRRRRKVSLGPVSYVLVGVEGTKKKPSIPKKGPGLRRGTAGQRALRGSQRAESPASAPQGTQAKPEGAPGECDRGSHLGCVYQQVRGEEQEWQVGADEPKEDPSAVETVGDTPVEGLEGKSPDLPPRSL from the coding sequence ATGACGATGACCCTCTTGGAGGACTGGTGCCGCGGGATGGACGTGGACATCCACCGGGCCCTCCTGGTCACGGGCATCCCGCAGGACTGCGGCccggaggagatggaggagaccCTGAGCAGGGCCCTCTCCCCGCTGGGCCCGTACCGCGTGCTCAACAGGATCTTTGTGAGGGAGGAGAACGCCAAAGCCGCCCTCCTCGAGGTGGGCGAGGGGGTGAGCCTGAGGGCCGTTCCCCGGGAGTTTCCGGGAAGAGGCGGTGCCTGGAGGGTGGTCTGCAGGAACCCCACCCAGGATGCCGAGTTTTTAAAGAACCTGAACGAGTTCCTGGATGCCGAGGGGCGCACCTGGGAGGACGTGGTCCGCCTACTCCATCTCAACGACGCCCCCGCGCCCCGGAACCGGAACCGGAACCCGCCTCCGGGGAACTGGGTAGAAGCTTTGGGGGCGCTCCTGGGGACCGTGATGCAAGTCATCGTCCACCTGGACTCAGAGCTCCGCAGccaggaggaagccagggccCAGGAGGCCGAGGAGGCCTACGCCCTGGCCATGGCGGCGTTAGCTGCCGGGAGGAAGGGCCAGAAGGAGCcgggcagggctgccagggcgTGCTCTGTCCGGACGAGGGGGAACCCAGGCAGCTGGGATGACGTGGAAGATGAAGGCGACCCTCCCGAACCTTTGGTTCGTAAGGCTAGAGCCAAGCCTCGCTCCAGGAGAAGGAAGCAGAAGAAAAGCCCCAGGCAGGAGCCAGTGCCCTGGAAGAGACCCAAAGGCCACCATGCCCGCAGCCCGGCCTCCTCCGAGGGGCCTGAGGCCGAGGATGGGGACAACGGGGAAGTCCCCGAGTGTCCCAGGGGCAGCAGAACGCCCCGTGTGAAGCAGGCTGCGGCTGGGAAGAAGCCTGCGGAGAAATGCCCCTGGAGGGCTCCCCGACACGCCCCCCAGGATGCCGGGGCAGAAGCTGCCTCTGAGCCAGAGCAGGACGATGGTCCCGTGGAACCGCCAAAGAAGAAGGCCATGGGCTGGGCCTCGGCAAAGAGCCCGGGCcgcctgaggaggaggaggaggaaggtgagcTTGGGCCCCGTCTCTTACGTCCTTGTCGGTGTGGAAGGCACCAAGAAGAAGCCATCGATTCCAAAGAAAGGGCCGGGCCTGCGAAGGGGCACGGCAGGCCAGAGGGCCCTTCGGGGCTCACAGCGCGCGGAGTCACCTGCCTCGGCGCCACAGGGTACACAGGCCAAACCGGAAGGCGCTCCAGGTGAGTGTGACCGCGGGAGTCATTTGGGTTGTGTCTACCAGCAGGTgaggggggaggagcaggagtggcaggtgggggCTGATGAGCCCAAGGAGGACCCCAGCGCGGTGGAGACGGTGGGTGACACACCAGTTGAGGGTTTAGAGGGCAAAAGCCCTGACCTCCCTCCTCGGAGCCTCTGA